The sequence TAGGCCGTGACGGCCTTCTTCGCTCTCTCGTTCAGATCTTTCTGAGTCATATTCTTCACAATACCTTTTTGTCTGCTTCCTTGATTATATTTTGAATTGTCTTCATATCGTCGGCATCTATCGGGGTCGCAACATGTTCCTCGAGGATCGACCGGACCTTTTCATGAGCCAGTTCCACCGTATGCCTTCCGCCCGTGCTCTTCCATCCATCGTACATGTTCCTGTCGAACAGTTCAGGATGGGTGTGCCCGAACATTCCAGCCATCGTCTCCGGCCTCGAGATGAACTCCCCGCCGACCCCCACTTCTTTTATGGCATCGATAGAGAGGGTCTCCGAGTTGACCTCGAATCCTTCTAGGGCACGCCTCACCAAGGGTATCATGTCGTTCACCATGACCGCCTGTTCGAGCGAGAAGGTCATTCCCAGCTCGATGAGTCCCACGCCGAACACGTTGGACGTGCCGTTCAGTGCAGGCAGCATCGCGTTGAGCGTCGCTTCCTGCGCCGACTGGAAATCGGGGCATTTGGAATCGGAGATCGCTCCCGATGTGATGCATGGCACGCCGTAGAACTGTGACATCTGCGAGCTGGCCGAACTGATCAACGCGTTCTCCGGAGATCCGAAGGGCGCTGTGTCGGTCATGAAGTCGAACCCCGTGGTGCAGCTTCCGTATATGACCGGCAGCCCGGGCTTTACCAGCTGCGCCAGGGTTATCCCGGCGAGTGCCTCCGAATTGTGGATCGCCATCGTCCCCGCGAGGGTCACGGGCGATGTGGTCCCTGCCATGGCCATCGTCATGGACATGAAGGGCATACCGTATTCTCCTGCCTTGATTGCCAGTTCGCAGAACGATGTGTCCAGCTGAAGCGGGCTGGAGCTGCATCCGCCGACCATGAGGAACGGTTTCTTCCGCGCCTCCTCCCCGTCCCCTGAATAGCAGGCCTTCATAATGTCGAAGTATGCATCGACATAATTCGGGTCCGGATCCAGAAGGAACGGCTTGGAGGTGTTGGTGATCATGGCCTCTACCTCGTGGAGGGTGCGTACGCACCTTTTGTTCATGAGGTCCAGGGCAGACACGGGCT comes from Methanomassiliicoccaceae archaeon and encodes:
- a CDS encoding trimethylamine methyltransferase family protein, with the protein product MKNLKADVLSKEEIEMIHEGSLEVLSQTGIRVAHTGARAIMERAGCTVDESSGIVRIPRDVINGALKSVPRMWTFSSRDGKHDVKMVSDGSRTNFMNLGMGTKVCHYVSENRFDTRDSTIPDIRDIAKVLDACENVDLVTQPVSALDLMNKRCVRTLHEVEAMITNTSKPFLLDPDPNYVDAYFDIMKACYSGDGEEARKKPFLMVGGCSSSPLQLDTSFCELAIKAGEYGMPFMSMTMAMAGTTSPVTLAGTMAIHNSEALAGITLAQLVKPGLPVIYGSCTTGFDFMTDTAPFGSPENALISSASSQMSQFYGVPCITSGAISDSKCPDFQSAQEATLNAMLPALNGTSNVFGVGLIELGMTFSLEQAVMVNDMIPLVRRALEGFEVNSETLSIDAIKEVGVGGEFISRPETMAGMFGHTHPELFDRNMYDGWKSTGGRHTVELAHEKVRSILEEHVATPIDADDMKTIQNIIKEADKKVL